In Oryzias latipes chromosome 19, ASM223467v1, the genomic stretch TGCAAGCAGCTTCTCTCTGGTACCCTCAAAAGCCAGTTTTAGCCGAGCTTTGTGTTCCTGGACCCACTCCTGCACAGTGCCCTCCACTGGCTCTTGCACTCTTCCTAACAGGAAGTCAACTGGAAGCCTTGGCTCCTGtccaaacatcagaaaaaatggtgactCACCCGTTGAATGATGGGGAGTCGTGTTATAAGAATACAAGAGCTGCGGCAGGCACACGTTCCAGTCCCGCTTCCGGGACACTGGTAGAGTTCTGAGAAGGTCGTGGAGGGTTCTGTTGAAGCGTTCACACTGACCATTACCCTCTGGGTGGTAAGGTGTGGTGCGAGACTTCTCTACTGCATAGAGGTCACAGAGTTGTTGAATGAGGGCGCTCTCAAAGCTCCGACCTTGATCGGAATGTATCCGAGCTGGAACGCCAAATTTTGAAAACCATTCTGTGACCAAGACCTGGGCCACTGTTGCAGCACGCTGATCCCGAGTCGCAACCGCCATGGTGTATTTACTGAAGATATCAGTAATGACAAGAACATTCTCTATGCCACTGGTAGTTGGCTCCAGCACCGAAAAATCCATAGCCAAAATCTCATTGGGCTTGGAGGCCAGCAAATGACCCATGGGGGCGCGGGCTGCGGGACGAGTGACTTTAGCTACTTGGCAGCGCTCACACTGACTGCACCACTCTGCCACCTCAGCTGACATACCAGGCCAATAACAGCGCTGCCGTAGCAGGTCAAGGGTCCTGTCTACACCCTGATGACCATGCTGCTGATGGACTGCCGTCAACACTTCCTCCCTGATCGAGCCAGGAAGCAGGATTTGCAACACTGCCTCCCCACCATCATCTCGAAAGACCCTTCTGTACAGAACCCCACCTTGCTCAACCAGCCGGTTCCACTGTCGAAGCAATGCCAGCGTGGGTGAGGACAACTGCCTACGCTCCTCTGGGCTTGGGCGAGTCTGACGTTCCCAGAAAGGCAGAAACTCCTTTAGAACAGGATCAGCCCCTTGAAGTGAAGCCATGTCAGAGGGGCTGTGATGGGGCAGGGCAACCATGGTGGCTTGGGTTGTACCGACAGTCTCCGTCTGTTGCACCTGCTGCAACGACATGGGCAAGCAGCTACCCGGAAGAACATCTCTCCAGGCCTGCATGTCTGGAAAGTGCTGCCTTGACAGAGCATCTGCATTTCTGTTGCTGCGGCCCGAGCGGTACCTTATCTCCAGGTCAAACGCCGCCAGCTGCGCTGCCCACCGTTGCTCCATGGCACCAAGCTTGGCGGTGGACAGATAGCTGAGGGGGTTGTTGTCAGTGTACACAATACACTTCTGTCCCAAAAGGTACTCCCTGAATTTCTCAGCTACTGCCCATTTTAGTGCCAAAAATTCCAATCTCATGGAGCTATAATTGACTGGGTTCCTCTCGGTAGGCCGCAAGCCTCGACTAGCGTAGGCTATTGGCCGCACCTTACCCTCTTGTTCTTGGGAAAGAACAGCTCCAAGGCCTCCGTTGCTAGCATCGACCTCTAAGATGAAAGGGCGGGAGAAGTCTGCATACGCCAGGACTGGTGTTGTAGTCAGCTTAGCCTTTAAAGCCTCAAAGCTGCGCTGGCATTCCTCCGTCCAGTGGTTAGTTAAACCACGTGCAGACTTTTTTCTGACCTTGtttccctccagctctgccactAACCGGTGCAGCGGTGCAGCCAACTTGGCAAATCCCTCCACAAAACGTCTATAATAGCTGGCAAAGCCAATAAACGATCGCAGCTGGAACACTGTAGTAGGGGGCTCCCAATTAGCCACCGCTTCCACCTTGCCAGGGTCTGTAGAGACTCCCTGGTCCGAAATCACATGACCCAGATAATGCACCTGGTGCTGAAAAAAGGCACATTTGGCGAGCTTAACCTTAAGCCCTTCGAGCTGCAGTCTCTCAAGTACCAGCTCTAATCGCTCCAGATGCTGCTCGATTGTCGAAGAAAAGACAATGATGTCATCCAGGTACAAAAGCAAGGACTGACCTTGTTGCTCGCCAAACATTCGCTGCATCAGCCTTTGAAAGGTGCTGGGGGCGTTGCAAAGGCCAAAGGGCATGCGGTTCCACTCAAAAAGGCCAAATGGTGTGCAGAACGCGGTCTTAGGACGATCTGCCTCTGCCACCGCCACCTGATGGTAACCGCTGGCTAAGTCCAGAGTGGAGAACCAACGAGCTCCGGACAAGGCATCCAAGGATTCCTCTATTCGAGGAAGTGGAAAAGCATCTTTCCTAGTCCTGCTATTCAACTGCCTGTAATCCACGCAAAGCCGGAGACCACCATCTTTTTTGCGGATCAAAACAATTGGGGACGCAAAGGGGCTGCTACTCTCACGAATCACCTGAGACTGGAGTAAATTGTTAATATGCTCCTTAGCCGCCACATAATCCGATGGGGGAATGCGCCTATAGCGCTGCCGGACTGGAGCATCATCCACCAAGGGAATCTCATGAGTGATTAGGCTTGTGCAACCCAGGTCCCCCTCATGCAGTGAGAAGACAGTTAAATACTTCCCTAGGAGGGCCCGGACTTTCTCCTGCTCTCCCGCCGAAAGTGCAGAGAGGTCTACTGACTCCAGctgagccagaggcagggtgGATGCTGCATGAGCAGCCACCACAGCGGCTTCCGATTGTACCTCAGTCACTTCCTTGGGTAAACTTACCACTCCAGCTGGAGCCACCGTACCCACCAGGGTACGTGGGTGGAGTCTCACAGCGGTGGACCCCACATTGATGATTGGGATGTAGGCTGTCCCCCTTTCCACCCTTACGAGTGATGGAGTTGCTAAAAGGCCGGCAGGGAGGCCTGAGCTACATGGCTCAAACAACACCGCTGAACCAGCACACTGCTCGGAACAAGTGGCAGCAACGATAGCCAGGACACCACCAGAAATCCAACGAGCCTTTCGACCACGTGTCCTTACATTAAACATGCTGGGGGTTACCGTAGCTTGAGCTTGCTGGCACTGTTTCAGGGCCCCAAAAATTACATCTGGGGCTGTGGACACCTCAGATTGTCCAAACAGGGCACTGCCATACTGGGCAAAGAGCTCTTGGTAACAGCGCTGGATGATGTTCATCCCCAAAACGCCCGGCGCCTGTAAAGGTCCTCCACCGGGAATATCTTTAACTACTAGTACACCACATTGTGGCAATAACTTGCCACAAAGTCCCACTTCCAACTCCAAGTAGCCAAGATATGGTATAGCCAGCCCGTTAGCTGCCCTCAATTGTAGCCACTGACAGGAGCGAAGTCGCTCTGGTCCCCATGGCTCAAAATTCTGCTTGAAGAAACTTTCCGTGATGGTGGATACCATGGACCCAGTATCCACTAAACACGAAATGGAACGACCCCCCATGCACACCTGTAAATGAGGACAAGATGCCAGAAGTCCATCAAACTCCCCCTTGGAGCCAGCGGCTGCCCCCTCCGAGCTGTGGCTCAACAACTCGGTGGGCATTAGTTTTCCGATGGTGATGGGGTGTTATTATTTCGCTGGCGGGACCTTTGGGTAGGCGAGACTGGGCGGGCCGAAGGAGCCACCCGAACGCCATCACAATCCTGGGCAAAATGCCCAGGCTGCTGACACCTTCTGCAAATAATGGGACCACGACGAGGGGGACGACTGGCCTGGCTAGGATTCTGCAGGCGTAGCAGGTCCTGAGACATCTGGAGGATCTGCTCTTGTTGGAGCCTTAACATCTCCTTTATCTCCGATAGTTCGGACACCGGAGGGACTGATTGGGAActacccccaacgccacactgGAACCCAGGGACAGAGGGGACGGAGTAACTACGACTCCGTACGCCTCCAGGGAGACCCTCCCGCTCCCACTGCATTGCCTCACCCCTAACCTCCAGCAACGTAGCGGTGGGCTGTCGGCGCACAAACTGTTTTAATTCACGGCGTAGGGCACAGTCAAAAACTTGTTCCACAAATTGATCCCGCAATAAAATCTCTGCATTTGGAACACCACTAGGTGCAGCTCCCTTAACGGAGGCCATTAGGCTCATTAAAGCCAGGGAGTATTCATGCAGTGTCTCACCTTCCTGCTGCCGacgagaaaaaaatgcctcctgcAAGGCAACATAAGAGTCAGTGCATCCGTATAATTCCTGCAGCACTGCAATGACCCTAGCCGGGTCCTCCCTGACGGAACCAGGGCGATATTTAATTTCGTCGCGGGCCTCTCCCTCCAGGTGATCGAACaaaaagaacgcctgatcggctACACCTAAATGGCGGGTCCTCATGCAAGCCTGCACCTCCTCAAGCCACTCCGTAAGCCCAATACCAGTCCGTCCCCTAAACATGGGACATTTTCTGTCTCTAGGGACATACAACAGTCTCTCAACCACGGGAGGATTGGTCGAAGGCCCAGCCAAAGTGGCAGGTGCTGCACCAGGGCCAGAAGCTGCTGCTTGTTGCTGCCGCAGCCTCTCATTTTCAGCTTGCAGCCGTGAAACCAGGTCTGTCAAATCCTGGACCTGTCCTTCCATTACTTAAACCTGGAggtcccaaaaaaacaaagtccacTTTCCAAGGTTATTAGGATGCCAAGTTACCTTGCACAAATCACCTTCCTCACTTCCAAGCGGAACCAGCTGCTGcttctttaaaattaaaaaataaataattaaaaacagaacaaaaaaaaaacagtctgcgTGTGAccaaacacaaccacagaatAATGTAAAAACCACACGTCTCTGCCAAGTGTGCGATCCTGCCGACAACGCCAATTGTGGTCCCGAgggagtttatttttctattggcAGATGCACACAAAAGAAGGCAGGAGACGGAggtacaaaaattaaaatgattttattacaaaacattaaaaccaattaaaaatggACCCGTTAAAAGACATACACAACCAATTCAGTATGCTGAGGACCAGAAGACTTAAGGGAGGTGGAGGCTCCCAGAGAACAAAGATAAAATTTCACCCCACTCACGTGATGCAGACCACACACACTGTGAACCCTTCACCCAAGGACACGTCACTCCAAACTGGGGGGATAGCCTCCACCTAGAATTCTGGGCTGGCACCTGAGTCCTCAGcactgagggaggggggaaaCAAAGGTGGATCACACAATAAAATCCAGTTAAAACACAGGTCTAAAAGAATTgtgtaaaaatgctaaaaacaaaataaaagaaactctcGTGAGAGTAAGTCCGCCCGTAGGGTGCTGCTCAATGAACGGAGCGCGGCCGAGCTTTTATTCTCGTTGGTGGAGGATTCAGGCGTGACGCCCCGTTAGTCCTCCGTTGCTCAGGCTCAAAGGCAGCTGAAGAGCACCCGGGCCCGGCAGAACCCTGGTCAGGAGTCTACAGGGATTCTGATCACGAGCGGTGACAGTTCcttaaaataattctaaaattcaatatataaaaagcagcagctgttcaGCAGGTGGGAGCGTCAGAAAGTCCCCGGCGCTGCAAGAACAACAAacattaccaaaataaaacaaaaaaagaacagcttcAAGGCAAGCGCAGGACTTGACCCTCGCCGGCTTACCAGACAGACTGTTCGTCACCTGGGAGGCGCGCTCGATTGCAGAGGCTGTATTTTGCTCAATCTGTGCCTGCAGGTCTCATCCGGAGCTGAAAGAGTGTGTTAATATGAGGCAGCGAACAAACTCTTGTCCTTAGCCTACCACCGCTACTTTACCTGTGAGGCTAGCCGGAGGtgtgaaaacaggaagtgggcgGTTCCAATGGCCAAATGCTGCCCCTGGCCGAGTGAAGGCTTCTTTGCCCTTTATAGCGCCCCATGAGGCCACTGCTAGTAATCCTCTGCCCTACAGCACCTGAGCCAATTAATCCTGCCACAATCACTTTAGAGCAAAAAGCTTAATTTAGGTTTTCATTAAATGTAGTGGAAGCCAGCAAGCAGCATCAGCCAGGTTTACAGAACTCGTTAGACACTGCCCACACATCCTCTTTAGGAGAGATTTTTTCTGTGTCTGTCCAGCAGCAGGGCTAACAGTGTAATAGGCTGAGAGCTGGTGTTTGACAGTTTTACTCCAACAAAAGAGGGTCTTTGCATCTAAAAACATATGAAGATTTTGATTTGTCAGTGCTTTGTTCTCCAGATCAGACAGAAGAGAAGTATCTGTTCAGGATTTGGGAAtggaagtgaaaaaaataaacaaatgattttcgaatgaaaaattgtgtttttggcattttaaacattttctcgtggcatttttctcatgatggacatttagacagaaaattgcattttttagtaTTGTTTTATTCACACAATTGTGAATCAAgggcaaacaaaagaaaatgcagtttgaaaaagtttgtaggtgagacgtaggtgctacaatcggcaggccacaagctccttgctcctttccatttcaatgcatccacttgacgATTGTTTCCATTTATGTCTCTATTTTCCTTGttcgagctggcatctgcctcaaaactgtatggctggatagcttcaatactGCTTGTCATTTTTCGTTGAACcattaatgttaggtttggggtatgaggggctttaagcttgCAGGAGTGCACgtaaaacaaagggatgattgCTCATTCACAACTTCAGAGGCAAATTACCACAAActactaccgctctgcagaaaccatgtccgagaaaacaacacagatttttagattttggctaaaaacgggaAAAATCTATagtaaagaccactgggaacactgcaacaaatcaaaagatgactggagtgggactgtaAGCaaccttttcattttgatttaaactAACATGCCTCAGCATACTTTTTATTGGTTGTGAATAAATTGGTTTATGAGTGTGTTCTAAAATTTACTGTACTGTCAATGGATGTAAAAGCCAAGATGGGAAGCCTCACAGCATTAATATGCCAAATTTGTTTTGGATATTGTCCATCTCATCGCTGTGGGAatgcaacagtttttgtttggaagcaacagaaataaaagtacttttgaAAGTAATCGCCAACTCTTTCAGCCATCTTCCTCTTGTTTAAAGCCCAGCTCCATTGTAGCGAAAACACAGTACATACATATTTGTGTCGTCTCTCACCAAATTTACTTCCTTCATTTGCTCCAAACCGGAAAGTTATCTCTGTATCCTGGTTCACGTTTCCCACCTCTCTGGTCCCCTTGTGTCCCGCTTTCTTCTCTCCTTTTAAAcgtctgcagcaaaaaaaaacccaacaacaacTCAATActctttttttagaattttccaGCAGTACTATAGTGGGATGTTAATCTTACAGTGATCTGGGCAGCAGTAGGGTTACTTTACATTGCGTGGCTATTGTTCTGTTCTGAATAATCTGCTCAAACTCTGTGTGCAGTTGGTTGGGTCTGGCTATGACCACCTGCAGACAttgaaaatgtataattttagGATTGGGTCTGGACATTGAAGcagacaggaaaaagaaaaaaaaaacatgctggcTGATTTAATTCACTCACAACACTGTGTTCCTCTTACTTTCCCTGCGGTGCGATCAGCGAGCCTTCCCAGCTCATCCAGCCTGCAGTCAGTTCCTTCTATGGACAGCACAGACACCACCACACTGAGGAGACAAGCACAACTTAGAGTGACCTTCATCACAGTTAGAGCCGCATGAATCCGGCTAACCCTTTAGGGTTCAATTGCAAGGACATAAAATAAGCATATTCAATGTCTAATCAACAGATTCAAACtgcataaatacataaaatatgaGAATAGTTAGGAAATATGTGGACTAACCCTTGACTGACAGCATACTCCCCCAAGTCCTGGTAGAAAATTGTGGCTGAGACGGGGGTCTGAGCATCGATATCCTCATCTTCCAGATTTCCCAGCTTTGCATTGGCTTTTCCGTCTGTGCAAATAATCACCTAGTAGGTGTATAAAGCAGACACATAGATCATTAATACAAGAATTACCACATTTTTTACTCATTTCACCTCTTCACATTGTAAAGTTCCTGTAAACTCCATGATGTTGATCAATAAGAATTTGTCTATTGTGCAATTGAATAACAGGGgatgtaaattttaaaaagtatgcTTTTTGACCATTATTTTGCgttgaattgttttttaagGCAGCTTTAGTTATGTCGCCACTTTTGTACATAAAGTTAATTCTAAGTATTCAGAGAAAACGTATTatatgaaacaataaaaaaaaagtaaaacaccctaacaaaaaaatgttaacacgTTTAAATGATGGAGCATATTGTACCAAGGCACAAGGAAAGATGTTAAACATGGAGAATGTTGGGCCACATCTGCACCACAAgagcagaaatgcagctttcACTTTGTTAAGTTCTGACTCCATGTTCTACCAGCTGACGGCTTCCTGCAGATCACAGACCTGCTGTATTGGTGTACAAAGAAATCATAGATATAATTTTTGAATCATTGAATGATTTGATAATTAGCTGTAACACCTGATTCCTGTATGAAAATTTATAAtgacacagcaaaaaaaatgtataactaagtaaaaaaagaacaaaaaagtgcCTTTGTGTAATCCTTCTAAAAAAACGTGTTACATGCCACACAAGAGGCAGCTTTTATTGAGGTTGAAGAACTTCAAtttcacaaaatattaaaaaaataaagcaaaacaaatgtcaAGGAAAGAATCCTTAAAAAATTGTCTAAAGGCAAATTGCTCTGAGAACAGAGCGTTCTAACGAAACGCAGTATACCAATCATTTTAAAACTTCTCTACTGTGCACTTTCTAAGccaagaaatttttttttggagtccgtgaaaacctttgtttctcATTGTGCAGAActcaatttaaatgtatttttattttcttgatatTAAAAGGCAAAATATCTTAAAGAATCAACCAAAACCTGTTGTTTATGGCATTACCTTGTCTTTGATGGCATAAAATTAAGCAcatttcacattcctctaaCTCTTAAACTAACCTTGGAGCCTGGTTGTCTGGAAGCCATTGCTATTGCAAGGAGGGCAGCTGGACCCAGAGCTGTGGTTCCATTTGCAGATAAACTTTAAACAAGCAAGGATGGAGAAATAACAGAGTTTTATTAAGAAgaaatttttttccaacaatggcaaacaaaaacaatggagTTCACTCTCACCCCATCACTTGTCTTTGTAGAACCTCCCTGTTCTGTGAAAGAGGAGGTGGACTCGGCAAATTAGCAGCCACTTTTTTTAGATGTTCACTCTTTGTCAATTCTGCTCCACTCAAAAGCTGTGATGTAAAATTTTCCCATCCATGAATTGTCACCTGGAGGGAAAGAAGGAGGATGAGAACAGGTAAAGCAGCAGCAAAAACATTATTCTGAAATACTGCAAAGAGGAGGAAATGACTTTCCCGATCAGTTTTGATCCCCATCTGCATCCACATCTTTTACCTGATAGCTGAAGGTGATGAGGCCCACGCATGTGTCAGGCTGCTGCTCACTGAGTCGCTGAACACATTGTAGCACAGCTTCCTGGACAAACTGTTGTGAAGAAGGTCGGTCATATTAATCCTTCAAAAACTCAGATTAATGCTCATTTTCTCGTCAGATTGTGATGGGTTAGCTGAATCCTGGTTTTGTCTGCtttctttgtttaaagaaatttgATTATAATAGCATATCAAGTTTAATTTTCCATGACCAAATCTAAGCTCTAAAAATCAAGCAATTTACCTGAAGTCTTGTTCTGTGGATATCATGTTCTCCAACTGACaccttaaaaaaagtcatcacgtgtttttttaaggataaaaaattCACATATTGACAACACTAAGGTTAGACTCCCACCTCAGAAGTGATGCTCATGGATCCTGACACATCGATACAGAAAATGATCAGGGAAGTGGACTGCGGCTTTTCATTCGGATGGAGCAGAAACAGTCCATCCTGAAGGTGATTTAAAGGAATATGGGGGGAACTGACAGAGCTGGGACAGTCCCACGGATGACAGAAGTAGCATTCATTTACCTgggaaaatgcaaaaacatggaCATATTTGTGCAACCATCCATGTACAAATGCTTTAGGACTCAGTTTGATGCTTTACTTCATTGAAGCAGTCCAGGACAGAGCCACAATGAGAGCAGGGGGAGGGTTCCCATTCATGAGGaggagctgaaaaaaaacatcctttccATCAGTATTATAATATGTCAAAGAGGCAAAATGATTGGTTGATGGTGGTAAAGTTCGCAAAACCTTCTTCGGCGAGCAATCTTGCTAAACTGATGAGAACCACGTTGGGATTTCCTTGCAGTGGTTTGCTTTCTGCTGAtaaatgaaaccaaagattttac encodes the following:
- the LOC101167492 gene encoding uncharacterized protein LOC101167492 isoform X1; this translates as MEFACEFVYVSPSLVQRNNQRSNVTKRSALLPPANRMRPQSPPPPPPTRSAKNKKQERSQEVKVKKSASFVFYENAQFHMDQEATSTPNLVPQQTNPNLKTALLPPHMRPTVANMSVCQPQCFTYEEPLNEPKVSKHKWDPNYSHGMPDGLGSEAKLPNDSSNGNISGPALPPRPSFMNLIPEYVTVLPSPPTSHSSPQKQPSPTQFAQSPTGKAESKPLQGNPNVVLISLARLLAEEAPPHEWEPSPCSHCGSVLDCFNEVNECYFCHPWDCPSSVSSPHIPLNHLQDGLFLLHPNEKPQSTSLIIFCIDVSGSMSITSEVSVGEHDIHRTRLQFVQEAVLQCVQRLSEQQPDTCVGLITFSYQVTIHGWENFTSQLLSGAELTKSEHLKKVAANLPSPPPLSQNREVLQRQVMGLSANGTTALGPAALLAIAMASRQPGSKVIICTDGKANAKLGNLEDEDIDAQTPVSATIFYQDLGEYAVSQGVVVSVLSIEGTDCRLDELGRLADRTAGKVVIARPNQLHTEFEQIIQNRTIATQCKVTLLLPRSLRLKGEKKAGHKGTREVGNVNQDTEITFRFGANEGSKFVPAPGSRVSIQLQIKYRQRNGQTVLRVFTADQEVTDDSAAVLSSLSLAIIQLNSSQASAALAVRGRLLDAKKEGEMQLKLIERAIEHSRSTEEQKTFKEWIKTMEPIYNNMHNLARKNSTTSDTQSLTDAGAALLYTLKHSNRKSIILMKEYPR
- the LOC101167492 gene encoding uncharacterized protein LOC101167492 isoform X2, producing MEFACEFVYVSPSLVQRNNQRSNVTKRSALLPPANRMRPQSPPPPPPTRSAKNKKQERSQEVKVKKSASFVFYENAQFHMDQEATSTPNLVPQQTNPNLKTALLPPHMRPTVANMSVCQPQCFTYEEPLNEPKVSKHKWDPNYSHGMPDGLGSEAKLPNDSSNGNISGPALPPRPSFMNLIPEYVTVLPSPPTSHSSPQKQPSPTQFAQSPTGKESKPLQGNPNVVLISLARLLAEEAPPHEWEPSPCSHCGSVLDCFNEVNECYFCHPWDCPSSVSSPHIPLNHLQDGLFLLHPNEKPQSTSLIIFCIDVSGSMSITSEVSVGEHDIHRTRLQFVQEAVLQCVQRLSEQQPDTCVGLITFSYQVTIHGWENFTSQLLSGAELTKSEHLKKVAANLPSPPPLSQNREVLQRQVMGLSANGTTALGPAALLAIAMASRQPGSKVIICTDGKANAKLGNLEDEDIDAQTPVSATIFYQDLGEYAVSQGVVVSVLSIEGTDCRLDELGRLADRTAGKVVIARPNQLHTEFEQIIQNRTIATQCKVTLLLPRSLRLKGEKKAGHKGTREVGNVNQDTEITFRFGANEGSKFVPAPGSRVSIQLQIKYRQRNGQTVLRVFTADQEVTDDSAAVLSSLSLAIIQLNSSQASAALAVRGRLLDAKKEGEMQLKLIERAIEHSRSTEEQKTFKEWIKTMEPIYNNMHNLARKNSTTSDTQSLTDAGAALLYTLKHSNRKSIILMKEYPR
- the LOC101167492 gene encoding uncharacterized protein LOC101167492 isoform X3, with product MNLIPEYVTVLPSPPTSHSSPQKQPSPTQFAQSPTGKAESKPLQGNPNVVLISLARLLAEEAPPHEWEPSPCSHCGSVLDCFNEVNECYFCHPWDCPSSVSSPHIPLNHLQDGLFLLHPNEKPQSTSLIIFCIDVSGSMSITSEVSVGEHDIHRTRLQFVQEAVLQCVQRLSEQQPDTCVGLITFSYQVTIHGWENFTSQLLSGAELTKSEHLKKVAANLPSPPPLSQNREVLQRQVMGLSANGTTALGPAALLAIAMASRQPGSKVIICTDGKANAKLGNLEDEDIDAQTPVSATIFYQDLGEYAVSQGVVVSVLSIEGTDCRLDELGRLADRTAGKVVIARPNQLHTEFEQIIQNRTIATQCKVTLLLPRSLRLKGEKKAGHKGTREVGNVNQDTEITFRFGANEGSKFVPAPGSRVSIQLQIKYRQRNGQTVLRVFTADQEVTDDSAAVLSSLSLAIIQLNSSQASAALAVRGRLLDAKKEGEMQLKLIERAIEHSRSTEEQKTFKEWIKTMEPIYNNMHNLARKNSTTSDTQSLTDAGAALLYTLKHSNRKSIILMKEYPR